The following are encoded in a window of Chryseobacterium sp. genomic DNA:
- a CDS encoding DUF763 domain-containing protein — MKRSGSADLPLHYGQVPAWLYERMSKLGLAVVEVILSDYGKDEVIRRLSDPFWFQSFGAVMGMDWHSSGITTSVMGALKRAINPNSKTFGIYIAGGKGKFSLETPAELMRISESTGLNGKQLVRASKLSAKVDSTAIQDGYQLYTHNFILNDGGRWAVIQQGMNTQDKTARRYHWHSQNLKSFVEEPHTGIAGINRGRILNLTSDRAADNRAGIMEISRTANDSMLHDFSRLILPAHHGVRVSDVNMKRLGALLHMTREVPPENFEELLLLKGVGPRTMQSLALVSEVIHGAPSRFKDPARFSFAHGGKDGHPFPVPLDIYDETVAILQKGIERSKLGTTDKLKSVEKLHHIISRAEKDFTPSFDLNEVIEDERSNSWKYGGKTVFGDAKKSVDRGGIQLSLF; from the coding sequence ATGAAACGCTCGGGCTCAGCAGATCTACCTCTTCACTACGGCCAGGTTCCCGCATGGCTTTATGAGCGTATGTCCAAACTGGGACTTGCAGTGGTTGAGGTGATCTTAAGTGATTACGGAAAAGATGAGGTGATCCGGCGCCTTAGCGATCCGTTTTGGTTTCAGTCTTTTGGTGCTGTAATGGGTATGGACTGGCATTCTTCCGGTATAACGACCTCCGTAATGGGTGCGCTGAAAAGAGCTATAAACCCTAATTCAAAAACATTCGGTATTTATATTGCGGGCGGAAAGGGTAAATTCTCTCTGGAAACTCCCGCCGAACTGATGAGGATTTCTGAAAGTACCGGTCTAAACGGTAAGCAACTTGTAAGGGCCAGCAAACTTTCTGCAAAAGTGGACAGCACTGCCATTCAGGATGGCTATCAACTGTACACCCACAATTTCATCCTGAATGATGGTGGTCGGTGGGCCGTGATACAGCAGGGCATGAATACGCAGGACAAAACTGCGCGCCGTTATCATTGGCATTCCCAAAATCTGAAGTCTTTTGTTGAGGAACCGCACACCGGAATTGCCGGAATTAACCGTGGCAGAATCCTGAATCTTACCTCAGATCGTGCGGCAGACAACAGGGCCGGCATAATGGAGATCTCCAGGACCGCTAATGACAGTATGCTGCATGATTTTTCCCGGCTTATCCTGCCCGCTCATCACGGCGTCCGTGTTTCTGATGTCAATATGAAAAGGCTGGGCGCGCTTCTGCACATGACACGTGAAGTCCCACCGGAAAACTTCGAAGAACTCTTACTGCTGAAAGGCGTGGGGCCGCGTACCATGCAGAGTCTGGCCCTGGTAAGTGAAGTCATACATGGTGCACCTTCGCGCTTCAAAGATCCCGCCAGATTCTCGTTTGCTCATGGCGGAAAGGACGGACATCCTTTTCCTGTTCCGTTGGATATTTATGATGAAACTGTTGCTATCCTTCAGAAAGGAATTGAAAGATCAAAACTGGGTACTACCGACAAATTAAAATCCGTAGAAAAACTGCACCACATCATTTCCCGGGCAGAAAAGGATTTTACACCCTCTTTTGATCTAAATGAAGTAATTGAGGACGAGCGCAGTAACTCCTGGAAGTATGGCGGAAAGACTGTTTTTGGAGATGCAAAAAAGTCTGTGGATCGGGGCGGTATTCAGCTTTCATTGTTTTAA
- a CDS encoding Crp/Fnr family transcriptional regulator has translation MKNSLQHIYSHFLLSEENLREIMDAHHEVSIAKGEILLIEGQIAEAYYVVEKGLVRAFVNGLEGSEITTEFFVENEIVIIPSSLFQKIPSVENVQAVTDCTLFRMDYEKFQELFHRLEGLREWGRAWFSYQVFTMKQRSLDMITETASARYLKLMKEKPQIIQQAPLKHIATSLGITDTSLSRIRKEISTK, from the coding sequence GTGAAAAACTCATTGCAGCATATTTACTCCCATTTCCTTCTTAGCGAAGAAAATTTGCGCGAAATTATGGATGCTCACCATGAGGTAAGCATCGCTAAAGGCGAGATATTGCTGATTGAAGGGCAGATTGCTGAGGCTTATTATGTTGTTGAGAAGGGCTTGGTGCGGGCCTTTGTAAATGGTCTGGAAGGTTCAGAGATTACCACCGAGTTTTTTGTTGAAAATGAAATCGTTATCATACCGTCATCCCTTTTTCAGAAAATTCCCTCAGTTGAAAATGTGCAGGCGGTCACCGACTGCACTTTGTTCAGAATGGATTATGAAAAATTTCAGGAACTTTTCCACCGCCTGGAAGGCTTAAGGGAATGGGGGAGAGCCTGGTTCTCTTATCAGGTTTTTACCATGAAACAGCGTTCATTGGATATGATTACAGAAACAGCCTCTGCCAGATACCTAAAACTGATGAAAGAAAAACCCCAAATTATCCAACAGGCACCGCTAAAGCATATCGCCACGTCTCTTGGGATTACAGATACTTCCCTTAGCAGGATCCGAAAGGAGATTTCCACAAAATAA
- a CDS encoding nuclear transport factor 2 family protein, whose amino-acid sequence MDNKQIAGQFFNNLFADNDKAYEVLADDVRVNWPGFGMDTLVGRERLREFMDRGGPDKVLGMEIRTLVAEDDTVVAAGNIRTERAGKVEQSHFADIYTVHDGKITSLESYMVFDKSNDN is encoded by the coding sequence ATGGACAACAAACAAATCGCCGGACAATTTTTCAATAATCTGTTTGCGGACAACGATAAAGCCTATGAGGTTTTAGCGGATGATGTGCGGGTGAACTGGCCGGGCTTCGGCATGGACACACTAGTAGGTAGGGAACGCCTGCGTGAATTTATGGACCGTGGCGGACCGGATAAAGTCCTTGGAATGGAGATAAGAACCTTAGTTGCCGAAGATGATACTGTAGTGGCGGCAGGAAATATCCGTACTGAAAGGGCCGGAAAAGTGGAACAGTCTCACTTTGCTGATATATATACCGTCCATGACGGAAAAATAACCTCCCTGGAAAGTTATATGGTTTTTGACAAGAGTAATGACAACTAA
- a CDS encoding VOC family protein translates to MAKLNPYLNFDGTALEAFTHYQSVFGGEFVGGIMRMGDAPGNENLPEDEKNRILHIALPIGDDLLMASDVSPSMGQWVSAGNSNYISVFTESRAEADRLFNALSEGGEVEMPMEDQFWGDYFGSFRDRFGIYWMINHNDSYNV, encoded by the coding sequence ATGGCAAAACTGAATCCTTATCTGAATTTTGACGGCACTGCACTGGAAGCATTTACCCATTACCAGAGCGTTTTTGGAGGTGAATTCGTTGGTGGAATTATGCGGATGGGCGATGCGCCGGGCAATGAGAATCTTCCTGAAGATGAAAAAAACCGCATCTTGCATATCGCATTGCCAATAGGCGATGATTTGCTGATGGCCTCGGACGTAAGTCCCAGCATGGGACAGTGGGTTTCGGCAGGCAACAGCAACTATATTTCTGTTTTCACCGAATCGCGTGCAGAGGCAGACCGTCTTTTTAATGCACTTTCCGAGGGTGGCGAAGTAGAAATGCCCATGGAAGATCAGTTTTGGGGCGATTACTTCGGAAGCTTCCGGGATCGCTTTGGTATATACTGGATGATTAATCACAATGACAGTTATAATGTGTAA
- a CDS encoding SRPBCC domain-containing protein, producing the protein MEPIKIDITILEPVQKVWDYMNDPKHITKWSYAHDTWHCTKAENSLIVGGKLKIRMEAKDGTFGFDYEGIYDDIVLFEAIKYHLTDGRKVEVYFNKIDEKTTEVIQIFEPEEQNSREMQRDGWYAILNNFHKYVENH; encoded by the coding sequence ATGGAGCCTATTAAGATCGATATTACCATTCTGGAACCTGTTCAAAAAGTTTGGGATTATATGAATGACCCAAAACACATCACCAAGTGGAGCTATGCGCATGATACGTGGCACTGCACCAAAGCCGAGAACTCTCTTATTGTTGGAGGCAAACTTAAGATACGTATGGAGGCGAAGGATGGCACTTTTGGTTTTGACTACGAAGGTATATATGATGATATAGTACTGTTTGAAGCCATTAAATATCATCTTACAGACGGTCGCAAAGTGGAAGTTTACTTCAATAAGATTGATGAAAAAACCACTGAAGTAATACAGATTTTTGAACCGGAAGAACAGAACTCACGGGAAATGCAGCGTGACGGTTGGTACGCAATCCTCAACAACTTCCATAAATATGTGGAAAACCATTAA
- a CDS encoding iron chaperone produces the protein MDRVEQYISSFPADTQDILRKIRRVILENANGAEERFSYGLAGYYVCGKPLVYFGAFAKHIGFYATPNAHEKFTTELSAYKQGKGSVQFPLSAEIPYTLIKRIVKFRLAQIKQND, from the coding sequence GTGGATAGGGTAGAACAATATATCAGCAGTTTTCCGGCTGACACACAGGATATACTGAGAAAAATCCGCAGGGTGATACTGGAGAATGCAAACGGAGCCGAAGAGCGCTTTTCTTACGGTTTGGCCGGCTATTATGTCTGCGGTAAGCCTCTTGTGTATTTTGGTGCATTTGCAAAACACATCGGTTTTTATGCCACACCGAATGCCCATGAAAAGTTCACTACCGAACTGTCTGCTTATAAACAGGGCAAAGGATCAGTGCAGTTTCCACTGAGCGCAGAAATTCCTTATACACTCATAAAGCGGATAGTTAAATTCCGTTTGGCGCAGATCAAGCAAAACGATTAA
- a CDS encoding VOC family protein codes for MKNNIFPCLWFNGNGREAADFYCNTFSGVISADAGMVINIDLFGQKFMILDAGPQFEKNASISFMVLCESEDEVSSFWQALSEGGTVLMELGEYPWSKMYGWVRDRYGVTWQLYLGEKQGNQKIIPTLMFLHENNGRAMEAMQLYTSIFPGSRLGRILKYGDGVGNESHEIPQNIQHAHFELDGYSFFCMDSSYDHKFDFSEGISIVVMTADQNETDSLWNSLTADGGKESMCGWLKDKFGVSWQIVPRRLLELLNGADRGKGAKVAHAMMQMQKIEIAEIEKAYSS; via the coding sequence ATGAAAAACAATATTTTCCCCTGCCTTTGGTTTAACGGAAATGGCCGCGAAGCTGCAGATTTCTACTGTAATACTTTTTCGGGTGTGATAAGTGCTGATGCCGGGATGGTCATTAACATCGACCTCTTCGGTCAAAAATTCATGATACTTGATGCGGGACCGCAGTTTGAAAAGAATGCGTCGATTTCCTTTATGGTTCTTTGCGAAAGTGAAGATGAGGTAAGCAGTTTCTGGCAGGCGCTTTCAGAGGGTGGTACAGTCCTTATGGAGCTTGGTGAATATCCATGGAGCAAAATGTATGGTTGGGTCCGTGACCGCTATGGTGTGACGTGGCAACTGTACCTGGGAGAGAAGCAGGGTAACCAAAAGATTATTCCAACATTAATGTTTCTTCATGAAAATAACGGCAGGGCTATGGAGGCAATGCAGTTGTACACCAGTATATTCCCGGGTTCCCGCCTGGGCAGAATATTGAAATATGGAGATGGTGTGGGTAATGAATCCCATGAAATTCCGCAAAATATTCAGCATGCCCATTTCGAACTGGACGGGTACTCGTTTTTCTGTATGGACAGCTCCTATGATCACAAGTTTGACTTTAGTGAAGGCATCTCAATTGTTGTAATGACAGCTGACCAGAATGAAACCGACAGCCTGTGGAACAGTCTCACTGCAGATGGCGGTAAGGAATCAATGTGCGGCTGGCTAAAAGATAAATTTGGTGTGAGCTGGCAAATAGTACCCCGGAGGCTGTTGGAACTTTTGAATGGTGCCGACCGTGGCAAAGGGGCAAAAGTTGCCCATGCCATGATGCAGATGCAAAAAATTGAAATCGCTGAAATTGAAAAGGCTTACAGTTCTTAG
- a CDS encoding SRPBCC family protein, translating to MMKELKFSIIIEASPQKVWDALWNQDSYSQWTSAFQQGSRYEGSLDEGSIVRMFDAGNNGMYNLVLVNKPFREMKFRHLGWLHNGAEDPQDWTDSTETYLLQTLNSTTELTVLVNALEEFVGFFISRMPEALKQIKILAEK from the coding sequence ATGATGAAGGAACTTAAATTTAGTATCATTATTGAAGCTTCGCCTCAAAAAGTATGGGATGCTCTTTGGAATCAGGATTCTTACAGTCAGTGGACGTCCGCATTCCAGCAGGGCTCCAGGTACGAAGGTTCCCTGGATGAAGGCAGCATCGTACGGATGTTCGATGCCGGGAATAACGGAATGTATAATCTGGTGTTGGTGAACAAACCATTCCGCGAAATGAAATTCAGGCATTTGGGTTGGCTGCATAATGGAGCAGAAGACCCGCAGGACTGGACTGATTCTACTGAAACATATCTTCTCCAAACCCTAAACAGCACAACAGAACTTACCGTTTTGGTAAATGCACTGGAAGAGTTTGTGGGCTTCTTCATCAGCAGGATGCCGGAAGCGCTGAAGCAGATTAAAATTCTGGCTGAAAAATAA
- a CDS encoding SRPBCC domain-containing protein encodes MVTLSHAIEIKAPAAKIWDVLWNPGTYTEWTRFFSEGSQYRSDWKVDGRTYFLDASGGNGMVSTIESLREPYEVVFKHLGLLTEGVEDIHSREVMEWSGAQEKYFLTELEGFTKLVGEVQTAEMYEQHMRTGFEKGFEVVKELAERL; translated from the coding sequence ATGGTCACACTATCACATGCAATTGAAATTAAAGCACCGGCAGCTAAAATCTGGGATGTTCTTTGGAATCCCGGAACCTATACAGAATGGACCCGTTTCTTCAGTGAAGGATCGCAATACCGCTCAGACTGGAAAGTTGATGGCCGCACATATTTCCTGGATGCTTCGGGTGGGAATGGTATGGTTTCTACCATTGAAAGTCTTCGCGAGCCTTATGAGGTGGTTTTTAAACATCTTGGTCTGCTTACCGAAGGGGTGGAGGATATTCATTCCCGTGAGGTGATGGAATGGAGCGGTGCACAGGAAAAATATTTCCTAACTGAATTGGAGGGCTTTACAAAGCTGGTAGGTGAAGTTCAAACCGCGGAAATGTATGAGCAGCATATGAGAACAGGTTTCGAAAAAGGATTTGAAGTAGTTAAAGAACTGGCTGAAAGGTTATAA
- the pheT gene encoding phenylalanine--tRNA ligase subunit beta yields MKISNNWLNDYIKTELKPEKTADYLTDIGLEVEGIETFENIVGGLEGILVGKVLTCEKHPNADKLSITTVDTGGEPVQIICGAPNVAAGQTVAVAVPGTVIHTRDGGSFEIKEAKIRGEKSQGMICAEDEIGLGDSHDGIMVLDSTKFEVGTPLAAYYHIEKDHIYEIGLTPNRTDAMSHYGVARDLNAFLVTNSLKSEFEKASLQPILFTGSNDFQIEIEDSALCPRYIGAVIEGVTVAESPEWLKNRLKSIGLASTNNVVDITNYILHSFGQPLHAFDADRIAGKKVVVGHSHPGTDFTTLDGISRKLNGSEIMIKDANGNPLCIAGVLGGLDSGVSASTKTLFLESAYFNPVAVRKAAKAHSINTDASFRFERGADPAMTLTALTYAVKMLEELAGGRLTGSILEHYPESIEDHYIILRFSRIEQLLGTKIHREKVKEILKALEITVLNDIQNGLEISVPAYRADVTREVDVIEEILRIYGYNKIETPKKNSFSSVKLGVQDRAQLENAWAASLQGNGFNEVMNNSLTSVKDTENAVKLLNPLSNDLAYMRKSLLEGMLDNAAYNINRKSADLKFFELGNIYHKKEKYEERKQLALLVTGREKAENWLVQKSATDFYYLKGYVNLLLSHLGIVLEQKPLSDDRFSEALEIVSAGRTVARLGKVSPRLLKDADVDQECYYAEIELDTAQELRHKGTFKFADLPRFNKIRRDLALLVDKSVSYGDLHTLALRNKSAFLRNVSLFDVYEGKNLPDGKKSYAMSFELFSEEKTLEEKEITAVMNSLIKSFQKEFNAELRG; encoded by the coding sequence ATGAAGATTTCGAACAATTGGCTGAATGATTATATAAAAACTGAACTGAAACCCGAAAAAACTGCTGATTATCTTACAGATATCGGTCTGGAGGTAGAAGGCATTGAAACATTTGAAAATATAGTGGGCGGGCTGGAAGGTATCTTGGTTGGTAAAGTGCTGACCTGCGAAAAACATCCCAACGCCGACAAACTGAGTATAACAACCGTAGATACCGGTGGTGAGCCCGTACAGATTATATGTGGTGCGCCTAATGTGGCTGCCGGTCAAACTGTGGCGGTAGCCGTTCCAGGAACAGTTATTCATACCCGCGACGGAGGTTCCTTTGAAATTAAGGAGGCTAAGATACGTGGCGAAAAATCACAGGGAATGATTTGCGCCGAAGATGAAATCGGATTGGGGGACAGCCATGATGGGATCATGGTTCTGGACAGTACCAAATTTGAGGTGGGTACGCCGCTGGCCGCTTATTACCATATTGAAAAAGACCATATTTATGAAATTGGACTTACTCCCAACCGGACAGATGCCATGTCGCATTATGGGGTGGCACGCGATCTTAATGCCTTCCTTGTTACCAACAGCTTAAAGTCGGAATTTGAAAAAGCATCTCTTCAACCCATATTGTTCACGGGAAGTAATGATTTTCAGATTGAAATTGAAGACTCTGCACTTTGTCCGCGCTATATCGGTGCTGTAATCGAGGGTGTAACCGTTGCTGAATCACCGGAGTGGCTTAAAAACAGACTGAAGAGCATTGGTTTGGCATCTACCAATAATGTGGTAGATATCACTAATTATATTCTTCACAGTTTCGGACAGCCATTGCATGCATTCGATGCCGACCGGATTGCAGGTAAAAAAGTGGTGGTGGGTCACAGTCATCCAGGCACTGACTTTACGACGCTGGACGGTATTTCGCGCAAGCTGAACGGTTCCGAAATAATGATTAAGGACGCTAATGGTAATCCGCTATGCATCGCCGGTGTGCTGGGAGGCCTGGATTCGGGTGTTTCCGCGTCTACCAAGACTCTGTTTTTGGAAAGTGCCTATTTCAATCCCGTGGCGGTGAGAAAAGCAGCAAAGGCACACAGCATTAATACTGATGCATCCTTCCGCTTTGAGAGAGGTGCAGATCCTGCAATGACATTAACAGCCCTTACATATGCCGTGAAGATGCTTGAAGAACTTGCCGGCGGCAGACTTACCGGCAGTATCCTTGAACATTATCCTGAATCAATTGAAGACCATTATATTATCTTAAGGTTTTCCCGTATCGAACAGCTGCTCGGAACGAAGATCCACCGCGAGAAGGTGAAAGAAATTTTAAAAGCATTGGAAATCACAGTCCTGAACGATATCCAGAATGGTCTTGAGATCTCCGTTCCTGCTTACCGCGCGGATGTAACCAGGGAGGTGGATGTGATAGAGGAAATTCTGAGGATTTACGGCTATAATAAAATAGAAACGCCTAAGAAAAACTCATTTTCTTCAGTTAAATTAGGTGTTCAGGACCGTGCACAATTGGAAAACGCCTGGGCGGCAAGCTTGCAGGGTAATGGTTTTAATGAGGTGATGAATAATTCACTGACCAGTGTAAAGGACACGGAAAACGCGGTAAAACTGCTTAATCCTCTGAGTAATGATTTGGCTTATATGCGCAAATCACTTCTTGAAGGCATGCTGGATAATGCGGCTTACAATATAAACCGTAAATCTGCTGACCTGAAATTTTTTGAACTTGGAAATATCTATCATAAAAAAGAGAAATACGAAGAAAGAAAACAGCTGGCCCTCCTGGTTACAGGCCGCGAAAAAGCGGAGAACTGGCTGGTGCAGAAATCTGCTACCGACTTCTATTATCTTAAAGGCTATGTAAATCTTTTGCTGAGTCATTTGGGCATTGTTCTGGAACAAAAGCCGCTCAGCGATGACCGCTTCTCCGAAGCACTGGAGATTGTTTCCGCCGGCAGGACTGTTGCGCGTTTAGGGAAAGTAAGTCCCCGGCTGCTTAAGGACGCCGATGTGGACCAGGAATGTTACTATGCAGAAATTGAACTTGATACTGCGCAGGAGCTCCGTCACAAAGGGACCTTTAAATTCGCTGACCTGCCAAGATTCAATAAGATCCGGAGGGACCTGGCACTGCTGGTTGATAAATCGGTATCTTATGGTGACCTGCATACACTTGCACTTAGAAATAAGTCAGCATTTTTGCGGAATGTCAGCCTTTTTGATGTGTATGAAGGAAAAAATCTTCCTGACGGTAAAAAATCATACGCGATGAGTTTTGAATTATTTAGTGAGGAAAAAACGCTGGAGGAAAAAGAAATTACAGCGGTAATGAATTCGCTGATTAAGAGTTTTCAGAAAGAATTTAACGCGGAGTTACGGGGATAG
- a CDS encoding META domain-containing protein — protein sequence MKKYIVTGLISAALISCGTANTLLSTANQPSLNETHWQLADNVKGKIPTLNVQEGRITGTGGCNNYFGELATEPGTGTFAATKIGSTKMACEAMETETSFFNMLSKVNKYRVSGNTLELYQNGLLLLKFNRMQ from the coding sequence ATGAAAAAATATATAGTTACCGGTCTTATTTCTGCCGCACTGATATCCTGCGGCACAGCAAATACACTGCTGAGTACGGCCAACCAACCCTCGCTGAATGAAACACACTGGCAACTGGCCGATAATGTGAAAGGTAAAATTCCTACGCTGAATGTGCAGGAGGGCAGAATCACGGGCACGGGTGGCTGCAACAATTATTTTGGTGAGCTTGCGACTGAACCGGGCACAGGGACTTTTGCCGCTACAAAAATTGGATCTACAAAGATGGCTTGTGAAGCTATGGAAACAGAAACATCATTTTTCAACATGCTTTCGAAGGTAAATAAATACAGGGTCTCAGGAAATACTCTGGAACTCTACCAGAACGGTTTACTGCTGCTTAAATTCAACAGGATGCAATAA
- a CDS encoding glycosyltransferase family 39 protein, with amino-acid sequence MRKRILEYRIQIFLIITSLVMIFLRFLLNEKGRMNYDSVRFLRTAHLFPEIDNTTTPMGYPLGIRFFTYFGLDEFWASKLLGVLAFGMMIWFAWIKRYYFREALSIGALFSLVSIFSFTMSEAMMLPLVFMLFYTGRQVIIGQLQGWKALFWLSVMLILIFNVRYPALFFMGAFFLFGLASIRKTYGKLFIASAIAAIIFVVVYKFTFIDYFNEKYVDTFLEIGLHPTPKLLVELYQGLATTFNPFIHIASPGGGLLNYLIYGIGTANLLLLVVLLIKMGISETEKFLLVCGITGIACSFFIQYFYGITPLDYRLLAPFALPLWMLYFKKLYRIAGLFAYSVPVLSIGTGAAFIFLSGANYLENRKEIREYLKSEQKLETDIYYYINDSMSSRQLQVAELISSVNPKVRYTKNAADTLKKETLTPHRVLSKIKLDENGYQ; translated from the coding sequence ATGCGAAAGCGGATTCTGGAATACAGAATACAGATATTTTTGATCATCACCAGCCTGGTGATGATCTTTCTGCGTTTCCTGCTGAACGAAAAAGGCAGGATGAATTATGATTCGGTCCGCTTTCTTCGCACAGCACATCTGTTCCCCGAAATTGATAACACAACCACCCCTATGGGCTATCCTCTGGGCATCAGGTTTTTCACATATTTCGGTTTAGATGAATTCTGGGCCAGTAAATTGCTGGGGGTACTGGCATTTGGTATGATGATCTGGTTTGCCTGGATAAAGCGGTACTACTTCCGGGAGGCGTTAAGTATAGGCGCCCTCTTCAGTTTGGTTTCCATTTTCTCTTTTACAATGAGCGAGGCCATGATGCTGCCATTGGTTTTTATGCTGTTTTATACAGGACGGCAGGTAATAATCGGACAACTGCAGGGTTGGAAAGCTTTATTTTGGTTAAGTGTGATGCTTATCCTGATTTTCAATGTCCGGTATCCGGCTCTTTTCTTTATGGGGGCGTTTTTTCTTTTCGGACTGGCCAGTATCCGGAAGACATATGGCAAATTGTTTATAGCCTCTGCAATTGCTGCAATAATTTTTGTGGTTGTTTACAAGTTTACTTTCATTGACTATTTTAATGAAAAATATGTAGATACCTTTCTTGAAATCGGTCTGCACCCTACTCCGAAACTTTTGGTGGAACTTTATCAGGGGCTTGCCACCACCTTCAATCCGTTTATTCATATTGCCAGCCCGGGTGGAGGACTGCTTAATTATTTGATCTATGGCATTGGCACCGCAAACCTCTTACTGCTTGTTGTGCTGCTTATAAAAATGGGAATATCTGAAACTGAAAAATTCCTGCTTGTATGTGGCATCACAGGAATTGCCTGTTCATTCTTCATCCAGTATTTCTACGGAATTACACCCCTTGATTACAGGCTGCTGGCTCCGTTCGCATTGCCGTTATGGATGCTGTATTTCAAAAAACTCTACAGGATTGCTGGGCTTTTTGCGTATTCCGTGCCGGTTCTCAGTATAGGTACAGGCGCTGCATTCATTTTTCTGTCGGGAGCCAATTATCTGGAAAACCGTAAAGAAATACGCGAGTACCTGAAAAGTGAACAAAAGCTTGAGACAGATATTTATTATTACATCAATGACAGCATGAGCAGCCGGCAGTTGCAGGTCGCAGAACTCATAAGCAGCGTGAACCCGAAAGTACGCTATACAAAGAACGCCGCAGATACGCTGAAAAAGGAAACACTGACACCACACCGCGTACTGTCAAAAATTAAATTAGACGAGAACGGCTATCAATAA
- a CDS encoding 3-hydroxybutyryl-CoA dehydrogenase — MNKKIVIIGAGTMGNGIAHTFAQTGYEVSLVDVSQDALDRGLKTITSNLDRIIAKGNLTEDQKSATLNRISTFTQLEDAAKEADLIVEAATENIDLKLKIFRQMDELSPENCILATNTSSISITKIASVTSRPHKVIGMHFMNPVPIMKLVEIIKGYSTSKETFDEIYELSKALGKVPVEVNDYPGFVANRILMPMINEAIETLYNGVAGVEEIDTVMKLGMAHPMGPLQLADFIGLDVCLAILNVMHDGFKNPKYAPCPLLVNMVTAGKMGIKSGEGFYDYSESKKAEKVARAFMK, encoded by the coding sequence ATGAACAAGAAAATCGTAATCATTGGCGCCGGAACTATGGGAAACGGTATTGCACATACATTTGCACAGACCGGATACGAGGTAAGTCTGGTTGATGTTTCCCAGGACGCACTGGACCGCGGACTGAAAACAATCACTTCAAACCTGGACAGGATCATTGCCAAAGGAAACCTTACCGAAGATCAGAAATCAGCGACACTCAACAGGATAAGCACCTTCACGCAGCTGGAAGATGCAGCAAAAGAGGCCGACCTCATTGTCGAGGCAGCAACCGAGAATATTGACCTCAAACTGAAGATCTTCAGGCAGATGGATGAACTTTCACCCGAAAACTGTATCCTTGCTACCAATACATCATCGATATCTATTACAAAAATTGCCTCGGTAACTTCCAGACCGCACAAGGTGATCGGAATGCATTTCATGAATCCCGTACCGATTATGAAACTGGTGGAAATCATTAAAGGCTACTCCACCTCAAAAGAGACGTTTGACGAAATCTATGAACTCAGCAAAGCTCTGGGAAAAGTGCCTGTAGAGGTTAATGACTATCCCGGTTTTGTGGCGAACAGGATTTTGATGCCTATGATTAACGAAGCCATTGAAACCCTTTATAACGGAGTGGCCGGCGTAGAGGAGATCGACACGGTGATGAAACTGGGCATGGCGCATCCTATGGGCCCGCTGCAGTTGGCAGATTTCATCGGGCTGGACGTATGCCTGGCCATCCTGAATGTAATGCACGACGGTTTTAAAAATCCAAAATATGCCCCGTGTCCATTGCTTGTAAACATGGTGACTGCCGGGAAGATGGGTATAAAGTCCGGTGAAGGCTTCTACGATTATTCAGAATCGAAAAAAGCGGAAAAAGTAGCACGGGCGTTTATGAAATAA